One region of Flavobacterium sp. KACC 22763 genomic DNA includes:
- a CDS encoding DUF4249 domain-containing protein: MKKYLYKISLLLLLTVTISSCTEQYVFQNTDFESALVVEGTITNELKNQTIRLSQVYQLEESGPRLEKGANIFITDDKGNEYQFEEKDTIYSSITPFRAEPGRKYQLRIKTREGKNYTSDEQVLTTETKIDNITATAENLNGERGVQINVNSFEPTNTSKYYRYEYTETYKIVAPVWSSQETVIVSFPAIPANPDQDFPGSPAGEDILVRLRNRETRTCFSTKKSNDIILHNTNSLSEDRVHFPVRFISNQNYIISHRYSIFVKQYVQNLAAYTYYKTLKDLSSSGGVLSPKQPGFFYGNIKSVENPSEKVIGFFEVSSVSSERIFFNYADLFPKEPLPPYYESDCVVKDFADCEGLPPCARNQLRGGIKSKELVFVSTDYNGNYGMVKPACGDCTSFSSNIVPPFWVD; the protein is encoded by the coding sequence ATGAAAAAATATCTATATAAAATATCACTATTATTACTTCTAACAGTTACTATTAGCAGCTGTACGGAGCAATATGTTTTTCAAAATACGGATTTTGAAAGCGCTCTCGTAGTTGAGGGAACTATAACAAACGAACTTAAAAATCAAACCATCAGACTTTCTCAAGTTTATCAGCTTGAAGAAAGCGGTCCAAGGCTTGAAAAAGGAGCAAATATTTTTATTACTGACGATAAAGGCAACGAATATCAATTTGAAGAAAAAGATACAATCTATTCTTCTATAACACCTTTCAGAGCTGAGCCAGGAAGAAAATACCAATTAAGAATTAAGACAAGAGAAGGCAAAAACTACACTTCTGACGAACAGGTTTTAACAACCGAAACCAAAATTGACAATATTACTGCAACGGCAGAAAATCTAAATGGGGAAAGAGGTGTGCAGATTAATGTAAACAGTTTTGAACCAACTAATACTTCAAAATATTATCGTTACGAATACACTGAAACTTACAAAATTGTTGCGCCAGTATGGAGCAGTCAGGAAACCGTGATCGTTAGTTTTCCTGCTATTCCAGCAAACCCAGACCAAGATTTTCCGGGCTCACCAGCAGGTGAAGATATTTTGGTAAGACTGAGAAACCGAGAAACTAGAACCTGTTTTTCTACTAAAAAATCAAATGATATTATTTTACATAACACTAACAGCCTTAGCGAAGATCGCGTGCATTTCCCTGTACGTTTTATTAGCAACCAAAACTATATAATTTCTCACCGTTATTCCATCTTCGTAAAGCAGTATGTTCAAAATCTAGCCGCATATACCTATTACAAAACTTTGAAAGATTTATCATCATCAGGTGGTGTCCTTTCTCCAAAACAGCCTGGTTTCTTTTATGGAAACATAAAATCTGTCGAAAATCCATCTGAAAAGGTTATTGGCTTCTTTGAGGTTTCCTCTGTTTCTTCAGAAAGAATTTTCTTCAATTATGCAGATTTATTTCCAAAAGAACCTTTGCCTCCATATTATGAAAGTGATTGCGTCGTAAAAGATTTTGCAGATTGCGAAGGCCTTCCTCCTTGCGCGAGAAATCAATTGCGCGGAGGAATTAAATCAAAAGAATTAGTATTTGTATCGACTGATTATAATGGTAATTACGGAATGGTAAAACCAGCTTGTGGAGACTGTACCTCATTTTCTTCTAATATCGTTCCTCCTTTTTGGGTAGATTAA
- a CDS encoding TonB-dependent receptor, with product MKKITLILFLFSFQQIIYSQVISDKITVEFKNANIKTAIQDIEKVSYYKFYFDEKWFENDSVSITKQYKEVKIGEVLEDVFQNTSFNFYISENKVIVTNNSIIYSQLPDDYFGVPLERDENGQITTPIFYQQYDSIKKTNSRNPNKNIRDLVLIGKEVKNQKKKSTYTLSGFIRGGKNNSALANVVVKIPNSEFSAVTDKKGFYSLQVPGGLNVVETESFSYNKVTKNIMVYNDGSLNLSLTDNINQLDEVLIKTNKSKSAKSAITGVTTIDSEGIKNVPLVLGERDILKVALTMPGIKTAGEGSAGFNVRGGKEDQNLFLLDHATLYNPSHFFGFFTALNPYTTKKVDIYKGSIPAEFGGRLSSVFDISSKSGNVNEFQGEGGIGPVTSNLMVSTPIVKGKSSLVAGGRATYSDYILKTLDDENLKNSQASFYDLILKYNHKINANNDIESTLYYSHDKFSVSSDSLYKYSNRLATLKWNHTFNEKNKGSLIVTNSEYKFNIDYQSEGVNNFDFGYKINETQAMLKMNYLYSEKHKFSYGLSTKLYSVDPGYLNPTNPQSTLVPIDVETEKGLESAAYIGDNFKISDKFLLDFGLRYSTFAALGKSTQRIYEDNVPISDATVIDTKTYGNNEVIKRYGGLEPRIAARYFLTDDFSVRASYDKTYQYIHLLSNNTTQSPTDIWKLSDLNVKPESAQQVSLGFYKNLKGGDIELSLEGYYKRSKNILDYKVGAELLLNENIETELLQGEGKAYGVEVLVKKQVGKLNGWLGYTYSRSLIKLDSQFQQEKVNDGKYFASNFDKPHDFSAVLNYRITKRYSFSSNFIYQTGRPITYPIGRYDYGNEQYTVYSDRNKFRIPDYYRLDIGLNIEGNHKIKKLAHSFWNISVYNVLGRNNPYSVFFVTDKGQIKAYKTSIFSIPIPSITYNFKF from the coding sequence ATGAAAAAAATTACTCTTATTCTATTTTTATTCTCCTTTCAACAAATTATATACTCCCAAGTAATTAGTGACAAAATAACGGTTGAATTTAAAAATGCAAACATAAAAACTGCTATTCAAGATATTGAAAAAGTATCTTACTACAAATTCTATTTTGATGAAAAATGGTTTGAAAACGACAGTGTTTCTATAACCAAACAATATAAAGAAGTTAAAATTGGTGAAGTTCTTGAAGATGTTTTTCAGAACACAAGCTTTAACTTTTATATTTCTGAAAACAAAGTTATAGTAACCAATAACAGTATTATTTATAGCCAATTGCCTGATGATTATTTTGGAGTTCCTCTCGAAAGAGACGAAAACGGACAAATAACAACTCCTATATTCTATCAGCAATATGATTCGATAAAAAAGACAAACTCAAGAAATCCAAATAAAAATATTCGGGATCTTGTTCTTATTGGTAAAGAAGTTAAAAATCAAAAAAAGAAATCTACTTATACATTGTCTGGCTTCATACGAGGTGGAAAAAACAATTCAGCACTTGCCAATGTTGTCGTAAAAATACCAAATTCTGAATTCTCAGCTGTAACAGACAAAAAAGGATTTTACAGCCTGCAAGTTCCAGGAGGATTAAATGTTGTAGAAACCGAAAGTTTCTCTTATAACAAAGTCACCAAAAATATAATGGTTTATAATGATGGTTCATTAAACCTTTCATTAACAGACAATATAAACCAACTGGACGAAGTACTTATTAAAACCAATAAAAGCAAAAGTGCAAAATCTGCTATAACTGGAGTAACCACAATTGATTCTGAAGGAATTAAAAACGTTCCTTTGGTTCTTGGCGAGCGAGATATCCTTAAAGTTGCTTTAACCATGCCTGGAATAAAAACGGCTGGAGAAGGTTCTGCTGGATTTAATGTTAGAGGAGGTAAAGAAGATCAAAATTTATTTTTATTAGATCACGCTACATTATACAATCCATCACATTTCTTTGGATTTTTTACTGCTCTAAATCCTTATACAACCAAAAAAGTAGACATCTACAAAGGAAGTATTCCAGCTGAATTTGGAGGTAGGCTATCATCTGTTTTTGACATTTCATCAAAAAGCGGAAATGTAAACGAATTTCAAGGGGAAGGCGGTATTGGTCCTGTAACCAGTAATTTAATGGTTTCAACTCCTATTGTAAAAGGAAAATCTAGTTTAGTCGCAGGAGGAAGAGCAACTTATTCAGATTATATCTTAAAAACCTTAGATGATGAAAATTTAAAAAATAGCCAAGCTTCGTTTTACGATTTAATTTTAAAGTACAATCATAAAATAAATGCTAATAATGATATTGAATCTACCTTATACTACAGTCACGATAAATTTAGTGTCTCTTCAGATTCTTTATACAAATACAGCAACAGATTGGCAACTTTAAAATGGAATCACACTTTTAATGAAAAAAATAAAGGTTCTTTGATCGTTACCAATAGCGAATACAAATTCAACATTGATTACCAGTCTGAAGGAGTTAATAATTTTGATTTTGGCTATAAAATCAATGAGACTCAGGCGATGCTGAAAATGAATTATCTATATAGCGAAAAACACAAATTCAGCTATGGTCTTTCAACAAAATTATATTCTGTTGACCCAGGGTATTTGAATCCTACAAACCCTCAATCGACATTAGTTCCTATTGATGTTGAAACAGAAAAAGGATTAGAATCTGCAGCATATATTGGCGATAATTTTAAAATAAGCGATAAATTCTTACTTGACTTTGGCTTACGTTATTCAACTTTTGCTGCCTTAGGAAAATCCACTCAGCGAATTTATGAAGACAATGTTCCTATAAGCGATGCAACTGTAATTGACACAAAAACATACGGCAATAACGAAGTAATTAAAAGATACGGAGGCTTAGAGCCTAGAATTGCCGCTAGATATTTCCTTACAGACGATTTTTCTGTTCGTGCAAGTTATGACAAAACATATCAATACATTCATTTATTATCAAACAACACAACGCAGTCTCCGACTGACATTTGGAAACTTTCAGATTTGAATGTTAAACCAGAAAGCGCGCAGCAAGTTTCTTTAGGCTTCTACAAAAACCTAAAAGGTGGTGATATCGAGCTTAGTTTGGAAGGCTATTATAAAAGATCTAAAAATATTCTAGATTATAAAGTTGGAGCAGAATTATTGCTTAACGAAAATATTGAAACCGAACTTTTGCAAGGCGAAGGAAAAGCGTATGGTGTCGAAGTATTAGTTAAAAAACAGGTTGGAAAATTAAACGGATGGCTTGGCTACACTTATTCAAGATCATTGATAAAACTTGACAGTCAGTTTCAGCAGGAAAAAGTAAATGACGGAAAATATTTTGCTTCCAATTTTGACAAGCCGCATGACTTCAGTGCAGTTTTAAACTACAGAATTACTAAACGTTATAGTTTTTCTAGTAATTTTATTTATCAAACAGGAAGACCAATTACATATCCGATTGGAAGATACGATTACGGCAATGAGCAATATACTGTATATAGTGACCGTAACAAATTTAGAATTCCAGATTATTACAGACTTGATATTGGTTTGAACATCGAAGGAAATCATAAAATCAAAAAGTTAGCGCATAGTTTTTGGAATATTTCGGTTTATAATGTTTTAGGAAGAAACAATCCTTATTCTGTATTTTTTGTTACAGACAAAGGACAGATTAAAGCTTACAAAACATCTATTTTCTCTATTCCAATTCCAAGTATTACCTATAATTTCAAGTTTTAA
- a CDS encoding DUF4249 domain-containing protein, translating to MNLSIIKKTSLAFLGFAFLSSCTEQYVYQNQDFEDAMSVEATLTNELKYQEINISRTRLVNDTIKKPESGANVTVVDSDGNVFNFDEKDGKYISTNEFKVEPNKNYQLKITTKSGKSYTSSQQVLTTQNTIDLEAKVAEKDGTQGVQINVKSFDPANTSKYYRYEYEETYKIQTVYNTTERVELVPYQGSFKMIIVPAEPNTHICYSTKHSTGIIQTNTKDLTEDRVNFPVRFIDKSNYIIAYRYSILVSQYTQSQSAYDYYYTSKKMVDSGELLSPNQPGYIIGNIKSTSDSSEKVVGFFEVASVAKKRIFFNFTDIFPSDDPTTFFRKCEPEEIQFSDIPFDNYKVLSTHVYIGGGPGMAPTSYWMVEKPCGDCTTFSSNVIPSFWEN from the coding sequence ATGAATTTATCAATAATCAAAAAAACATCGTTGGCCTTTTTGGGATTTGCCTTTTTATCAAGTTGTACGGAACAATATGTGTATCAAAATCAAGATTTTGAAGATGCAATGAGTGTCGAAGCTACATTAACGAACGAATTAAAATATCAGGAAATAAACATTTCGCGAACAAGACTGGTTAACGATACAATAAAAAAACCTGAATCTGGAGCTAATGTTACTGTTGTTGATAGCGATGGAAATGTATTTAATTTTGACGAAAAAGATGGAAAATATATTTCTACTAATGAATTTAAAGTAGAACCAAACAAAAACTATCAATTAAAAATTACAACAAAATCTGGCAAATCCTATACTTCTTCACAGCAAGTTTTAACTACACAAAACACTATTGATCTAGAGGCAAAAGTGGCTGAAAAAGATGGCACACAAGGTGTTCAGATTAATGTTAAAAGTTTTGATCCAGCAAATACCTCTAAATATTATCGCTATGAATACGAGGAGACTTATAAAATACAAACTGTTTACAATACAACAGAACGTGTAGAATTAGTACCTTATCAAGGTAGTTTTAAAATGATCATAGTACCGGCCGAACCAAATACCCATATTTGCTACAGCACAAAACATTCGACTGGCATTATACAAACAAATACAAAAGATTTAACTGAAGACCGTGTAAACTTCCCAGTTCGCTTCATTGACAAATCAAATTATATAATCGCTTATCGTTATAGCATTTTGGTTTCTCAATATACCCAAAGTCAATCTGCTTATGATTACTATTATACATCAAAAAAAATGGTTGATTCAGGAGAATTGTTATCTCCAAATCAGCCCGGATACATTATCGGAAATATCAAATCAACTTCAGATTCATCAGAAAAAGTGGTTGGTTTCTTTGAAGTTGCCTCGGTTGCAAAAAAAAGAATCTTTTTCAATTTTACCGACATTTTCCCTTCAGATGATCCAACGACATTCTTTAGAAAATGCGAGCCCGAAGAAATCCAGTTTAGCGATATACCCTTTGACAATTATAAAGTACTCAGCACACATGTATATATAGGAGGAGGTCCGGGAATGGCTCCAACATCATACTGGATGGTTGAAAAACCATGCGGCGATTGTACAACATTTTCTTCTAACGTAATACCTTCATTTTGGGAAAATTAA
- a CDS encoding TonB-dependent receptor has translation MKKHFIIYLFFLLPIFLFSQEKNISIKYSNVTRKKAIEIVEKNTSFHFYFEDQWLSNDELISGEFSNTSISVVLDAILNNTTINYIIDNNNIILSNGLLISNIITEKYFENTDDKNANKAANLQIVPIYNKQYLNDSKKDSDSIISLGKQSLINTSQTYTLSGYVKDRISGKPEHNITIKVKDKDISTTSDANGYYSFRVPAGINIIETQSLNHQSKAKKIVLYSNGKVDFNLDENVNALKEVVIENKRTKNTASAVAGLTSINVENIKNVPLILGERDIFKVATTLPGIKTAGEGSAGFNVRGGKDDQNLFLLDNASLYNPSHFLGFFSSVNPFTTKTADIYKGSIPAEFGGRLSSVFDIKSKDGNTEKVSGEAGIGPVMSNVTLEIPIVKGKSSLVFGGRASYSDWILKTIKEPELDNSQASFYDLLLKYNHQISKKDDLETSVYYSHDKYSINSDSIYKYSNLLATVKWDHDFNTKNKSSLIVTNSQYKFNIDYDSQPEKSFDYGYKINETQFVFKMKYALNEKHLFNYGISSKLYNVEPGFLKPKGSNSVIKDLTLEKEKALESALFFTENYKVNDKFLINVGLRYSLYSALGPSSQNIYQDDQPKSDRTVVDTKTYSNNESIKTYGGFEPRISARYFILPDLSVKASFDRTYQYMHLLSTNTTQSPMDVWKLSDLNTEPQSSNQFSLGLFKNIIEKSLELSVEGYYKRSKNILDYKVGAELFLNENIETELLQGEGKAYGVEFLIKKEKGNFNGWLSYTYSRALIKLDSRFDAEKINNGQYFPTNYDKPHDFSAILNYKFTKRYSLSTNFVYQTGRPVTFPIGSYDLTGEQFTLYSNRNQYRIPDYYRLDIGLNFEGNHKIKKLAHSFWNLSVYNVLGRNNPYNVYFVTEDKKIKAYKTSIFSVPIPTITYNIKF, from the coding sequence ATGAAAAAACACTTCATCATCTATTTATTTTTTTTACTGCCAATTTTTCTCTTTTCGCAAGAAAAAAATATTTCTATCAAATATTCAAATGTAACACGAAAGAAAGCTATTGAGATAGTCGAAAAAAATACTTCTTTTCATTTCTATTTTGAGGATCAGTGGCTATCTAATGATGAACTGATTTCTGGCGAATTCAGCAATACATCTATTTCAGTAGTTTTAGATGCTATTTTGAACAACACAACTATAAATTACATTATCGACAACAACAATATTATTCTAAGTAATGGGCTTTTAATCTCAAACATTATAACTGAGAAATATTTTGAAAATACTGATGATAAAAATGCTAATAAGGCTGCCAATTTGCAAATTGTTCCAATTTATAATAAACAGTATCTGAATGATTCCAAGAAAGATTCAGACTCTATTATTTCTCTAGGAAAACAGTCTTTGATAAACACATCTCAAACCTATACCCTTTCTGGTTATGTAAAAGACAGAATTTCAGGAAAGCCAGAACACAACATCACCATTAAAGTAAAAGACAAAGACATAAGCACAACAAGTGACGCAAACGGTTATTACAGTTTTAGAGTTCCCGCCGGAATCAATATAATTGAAACACAATCATTAAATCATCAATCAAAAGCTAAAAAGATTGTGCTTTATAGCAACGGAAAAGTTGATTTTAATTTAGACGAAAATGTAAATGCACTCAAAGAAGTTGTCATCGAAAATAAAAGAACCAAAAACACAGCTTCGGCAGTTGCAGGTCTTACAAGTATTAATGTCGAAAACATCAAAAACGTACCTTTAATTCTGGGTGAAAGAGATATTTTTAAAGTCGCAACAACACTTCCGGGGATAAAAACGGCAGGTGAAGGTTCTGCAGGCTTTAATGTGCGTGGAGGAAAAGATGATCAAAACTTGTTTTTACTTGACAACGCTTCTCTCTACAACCCATCTCACTTTTTGGGTTTCTTTTCTTCTGTAAATCCATTTACAACCAAAACAGCCGATATCTACAAAGGAAGTATTCCTGCTGAGTTTGGAGGACGCCTTTCTTCTGTTTTTGATATTAAATCTAAAGACGGAAATACCGAAAAAGTTTCTGGCGAAGCTGGAATTGGCCCTGTAATGAGTAATGTTACGCTTGAAATCCCGATAGTAAAAGGAAAATCAAGTTTGGTATTTGGCGGTAGAGCAAGTTATTCTGATTGGATTCTAAAAACTATTAAAGAACCTGAATTAGACAATAGTCAAGCTTCTTTTTATGATTTGCTTTTAAAATACAATCATCAAATCTCAAAAAAAGATGATCTTGAAACTTCCGTGTATTATAGTCACGACAAATACAGCATTAACTCAGATTCTATCTACAAATACAGCAACTTGTTAGCAACAGTAAAATGGGATCACGATTTCAATACAAAAAATAAATCTTCGCTAATTGTTACCAATAGCCAATATAAATTTAACATCGATTACGATTCTCAACCTGAAAAATCATTTGATTACGGCTATAAAATCAATGAGACTCAGTTTGTTTTTAAAATGAAATATGCTCTTAATGAAAAGCATTTATTCAATTACGGCATTAGCAGTAAATTATACAATGTTGAACCTGGCTTCCTCAAACCAAAAGGCAGCAACTCTGTAATTAAAGATCTCACACTTGAAAAAGAAAAAGCTTTAGAATCGGCTTTATTTTTTACCGAAAATTATAAAGTCAACGATAAGTTTTTAATCAATGTAGGTTTGCGCTATTCTTTATATTCTGCGCTTGGGCCTTCTAGCCAAAACATTTACCAAGATGACCAGCCTAAATCTGATAGAACTGTTGTTGACACCAAAACTTACTCCAATAATGAGTCTATAAAAACTTATGGCGGTTTTGAACCTAGAATTTCAGCTCGCTATTTTATACTGCCAGATTTATCGGTAAAAGCAAGTTTTGACAGAACATATCAATATATGCATTTACTGTCTACAAACACCACTCAATCTCCAATGGATGTGTGGAAACTTTCAGATTTAAATACTGAGCCACAATCTTCTAATCAATTCTCATTAGGGCTTTTCAAAAATATAATTGAAAAATCGTTAGAACTAAGCGTCGAAGGTTACTATAAGCGTTCAAAAAACATTCTAGACTATAAGGTCGGTGCCGAATTGTTTTTGAATGAAAACATAGAAACTGAACTTCTTCAAGGAGAAGGAAAAGCTTACGGCGTTGAATTTTTGATCAAGAAAGAAAAAGGAAATTTTAACGGATGGCTAAGTTATACTTATTCTCGTGCATTAATAAAACTCGACAGCAGATTTGACGCTGAAAAAATAAATAACGGCCAATATTTTCCAACTAATTATGACAAACCTCACGATTTTAGCGCTATCCTAAATTATAAATTCACGAAAAGATATAGTTTGTCAACCAATTTTGTTTACCAAACCGGCAGACCTGTCACTTTTCCAATTGGATCATATGACTTAACAGGAGAGCAATTTACTTTGTATAGCAATCGCAACCAATATAGAATTCCAGATTATTATAGATTAGATATTGGTCTTAATTTTGAAGGAAATCACAAAATAAAAAAACTCGCTCATAGTTTTTGGAACCTTTCAGTTTATAATGTTTTGGGACGAAATAACCCTTATAATGTTTATTTTGTTACTGAAGATAAAAAAATCAAGGCTTATAAAACCTCTATTTTTTCTGTTCCAATTCCGACAATCACTTACAATATTAAGTTTTAA
- a CDS encoding polyribonucleotide nucleotidyltransferase: MIPQVSQEIIDLGDGRSISIETGKLAKQADGSVVVRLGNCMLLATAVSARTSNPGVDFLPLTVDYREKFAAAGRFPGGFFKREARPSDSEVLTMRLVDRVLRPLFPDDYHAETQVMIQLMSHDDNVMPDALAGLAASAALAVSDIPFYNLISEVRVARIDGKLVINPSREELEKSDIDMMIGASMDSVAMVEGEMKEISEAEMVEAIKFAHEAIKVQIVAQQKLRAKLSSQEYRTYEGEIEDEAVYAKVKAAAYDKCYAIAQEASGKAERGEKFAAVKEEAKALFTEEEYAENADLAGLVGKYFYKTNKEAVRNVILEKGIRLDGRKTTEIRPIWCETDYLPSVHGSSLFTRGETQALATVTLGTSKEANQIDSPSEQGEEKFYLHYNFPPFSTGEAKPLRGTSRREVGHGNLAQRALKNMIPADCPYTIRVVSEVLESNGSSSMATVCAGTMALMDAGVQMTKPVSGIAMGLITDGEKFAVLSDILGDEDHLGDMDFKVTGTADGITACQMDIKIEGLRYDIMEQALAQARDGRLHILGKLTETIATPRAEVKAHAPKIITRTIPGNFIGALIGPGGKVIQELQKATGTTIVINEVDEQGVVEILGTNPDGIKAVLAKIDALTFKPQVGEAYEVKVIKMLDFGAVVEYTAAPGNEVLLHVSELAWERTENVADVVKMGDVFQVKYLGVDPKTKKEKVSKKALVPRPPREEKKE; the protein is encoded by the coding sequence ATGATTCCACAAGTTTCACAAGAAATTATCGATTTAGGAGATGGAAGAAGCATCTCAATCGAGACTGGTAAATTAGCAAAACAAGCCGATGGTTCAGTTGTTGTACGTTTAGGAAACTGTATGCTTTTAGCAACGGCAGTTTCTGCAAGAACATCTAACCCAGGTGTTGACTTTTTACCATTAACGGTAGATTACCGCGAAAAATTTGCTGCTGCAGGACGTTTCCCAGGAGGATTTTTCAAAAGAGAAGCAAGACCAAGCGACAGTGAGGTATTAACAATGAGATTAGTTGACCGTGTTTTACGTCCTCTTTTCCCAGACGATTACCATGCTGAAACTCAGGTTATGATTCAATTAATGTCTCATGACGATAATGTTATGCCAGATGCATTAGCTGGTTTAGCAGCATCTGCAGCATTAGCTGTTTCTGACATTCCGTTTTACAACTTAATTTCTGAAGTACGTGTTGCTCGTATCGACGGAAAATTAGTAATCAACCCAAGCAGAGAAGAATTAGAAAAATCTGATATCGACATGATGATTGGAGCTTCTATGGATTCTGTTGCAATGGTTGAAGGTGAGATGAAAGAAATTTCAGAAGCTGAAATGGTTGAGGCAATTAAATTTGCACACGAAGCTATCAAAGTTCAAATTGTTGCTCAACAAAAATTAAGAGCAAAATTGAGCTCTCAAGAATACAGAACTTACGAAGGTGAAATTGAAGACGAAGCTGTTTACGCTAAAGTAAAAGCTGCTGCTTACGATAAATGCTATGCAATTGCACAAGAAGCTTCTGGAAAAGCAGAAAGAGGTGAAAAATTTGCAGCTGTAAAAGAAGAAGCAAAAGCTTTATTTACTGAAGAAGAATATGCTGAAAATGCAGATCTTGCAGGTTTAGTTGGAAAATACTTCTACAAAACAAACAAAGAAGCAGTTCGTAACGTAATTCTTGAAAAAGGAATTCGTCTAGATGGTAGAAAAACTACAGAGATCAGACCAATCTGGTGTGAGACTGATTATTTACCATCTGTACACGGATCTTCTTTATTTACACGTGGAGAAACTCAAGCTTTGGCAACAGTAACTTTAGGAACTTCTAAAGAAGCTAACCAAATTGATTCTCCATCTGAGCAAGGTGAAGAGAAATTCTACTTACACTATAACTTCCCTCCTTTCTCTACTGGTGAAGCAAAACCATTAAGAGGAACATCAAGAAGAGAAGTTGGTCACGGTAACTTAGCTCAAAGAGCTTTAAAAAATATGATCCCTGCAGATTGTCCTTATACAATTCGTGTTGTTTCTGAGGTTTTAGAATCTAACGGTTCTTCTTCTATGGCAACGGTTTGTGCTGGAACAATGGCCCTTATGGATGCTGGAGTTCAAATGACAAAACCAGTTTCTGGTATTGCTATGGGATTAATTACTGACGGTGAGAAATTTGCTGTATTGTCTGATATCTTAGGAGACGAAGATCACTTAGGAGATATGGACTTTAAAGTAACTGGAACTGCTGACGGTATTACGGCTTGCCAAATGGATATCAAAATCGAAGGATTACGTTATGACATTATGGAGCAAGCTTTGGCGCAAGCTCGTGATGGGCGTTTACACATTTTAGGTAAATTAACTGAAACTATTGCAACTCCAAGAGCAGAAGTTAAAGCTCATGCACCAAAAATCATTACTAGAACTATTCCTGGAAACTTTATTGGGGCATTAATCGGACCTGGAGGAAAAGTAATTCAAGAATTACAAAAAGCTACAGGAACTACAATTGTAATCAACGAAGTAGACGAACAAGGTGTAGTTGAAATTTTAGGAACTAATCCAGATGGTATCAAAGCAGTATTGGCTAAAATTGATGCCTTAACTTTCAAACCACAAGTTGGAGAAGCTTACGAAGTAAAAGTAATCAAGATGCTTGATTTTGGAGCTGTAGTAGAATATACTGCTGCACCAGGAAACGAAGTATTGCTTCACGTATCTGAGCTAGCTTGGGAACGTACAGAAAATGTTGCCGATGTTGTTAAAATGGGAGATGTTTTCCAAGTGAAATACTTAGGAGTTGACCCTAAAACTAAAAAAGAAAAAGTGTCTAAAAAAGCACTTGTTCCAAGACCTCCACGTGAGGAGAAAAAAGAGTAA
- the rpsO gene encoding 30S ribosomal protein S15 translates to MYLTKEKKEEIFAQHGGATNTGSAEGQIALFTYRISHLTEHLKKNRHDYNTERSLVLLVGKRRALLDYLKKKDINRYREIIKVLNIRK, encoded by the coding sequence ATGTATTTAACTAAAGAAAAGAAAGAAGAAATCTTCGCACAACACGGTGGTGCAACAAACACTGGAAGCGCAGAAGGTCAAATCGCGTTGTTCACTTACAGAATTTCTCACTTAACTGAACACTTGAAAAAAAATCGTCACGATTACAACACTGAGCGTTCTCTTGTCCTATTAGTAGGTAAAAGAAGAGCTTTGTTGGACTACTTGAAAAAGAAAGATATCAACAGATATCGTGAGATTATCAAAGTATTGAATATCAGAAAATAA